One window of Desulfobaculum bizertense DSM 18034 genomic DNA carries:
- the nifJ gene encoding pyruvate:ferredoxin (flavodoxin) oxidoreductase, producing the protein MPKHMKTMDGNNAAAYIAYALSDCAAIYPITPSSTMGEVADTWAAKGQKNIFDQVVSIKQLQSEAGAAGAVHGSLAAGALTTTFTASQGLLLMIPNMYKIAGELLPGVFHVSARALAGHALSIFGDHADVMACRQTGFALLASNSVQEAMDMALVAHLSALDSSVPFVHFFDGFRTSHEIQKIEVIDYEDIKKVVNWEAIETFHARGANPEHPEVRGTAQNPDIYFQGREACNSFYAELPSIVLENMKKVESITGRRYRLFDYVGHPEAERVIISMGSSCEAIEEVINHMVADGERVGLVKVRLFRPWSSEAILSVIPATTQTITVLDRTKEPGALGDPLYEDVCTAFMERGDMPTIVAGRYGLGSKEFTPGMIKAVFNNMMVAQPKNHFTVGINDDVTHTSLEVVEDVNTTPEGTVQCKFWGLGSDGTVGANKSAIKIIGDNTDMYAQGYFAYDSKKSGGITISHLRFGHSPIQSTYLITDADYVACHNPAYVHQYDLLDGIKDGGTFVLNCPWTVEDMEKELPASMKRAIAEKKLKFFTVDAVKIAGEVGLGGRINMVMQTAFFKLSSVIPFEQAVELLKKAIVTSYGKKGEHIVNMNHQAVDNAAGALVEVKVPEAWLTATDEDCSCHCEDPDYIKDVVRPILAQQGDELPVSAFEPDGIVPLGTTAFEKRGVAIKVPEWNPDNCIQCNQCSFVCPHAAIRPVVATEEELAGAPESFKTVDIKGSKELKGMKYRMQVYAQDCLGCGNCVDICPAKDKAIVMKPLASQMDEIDNLAFAEARISDKSDALAKRDNVKNSQFFQPLLEFSGACSGCGETPYVKVLTQLFGERMVIANATGCTSIWGASAPTVPYTTNKCGHGPTWGNSLFEDAAEFGFGMHLGISQRREKLADLVRKALETELTPELKDAMQGWLDNMEDADLSKSYGDKIRAELCNVMPTELIAQISEMDELFTKKSFWVFGGDGWAYDIGYGGVDHVLASGEDINILVVDTEVYSNTGGQSSKATPLGSIAKFAASGKKTGKKDLGQMAMSYGYVYVASVAMGANKQQLMKAFKEAEAYNGPSLIICYAPCINQGIRKGMGKTQYEQELAVKSGYWPLYRFNPELAKEGKNPFSLDSKKPDGSLQEFLSGENRYGLLERTFPEESKKLRAEIEVEYNQRFETYTALASLEGPKVIAESVELKGGEAGDNCTMSETAEHARPEGGEACEDGREGK; encoded by the coding sequence ATGCCTAAACACATGAAGACCATGGACGGCAACAACGCAGCTGCATATATTGCTTATGCACTGTCCGACTGTGCCGCCATTTACCCCATCACCCCTTCGTCCACCATGGGCGAAGTCGCTGATACTTGGGCTGCCAAAGGTCAGAAAAACATTTTTGACCAGGTTGTCAGCATCAAGCAGCTTCAGTCTGAGGCTGGTGCAGCAGGCGCTGTTCACGGTTCTCTGGCTGCTGGCGCTCTGACCACGACTTTTACGGCTTCTCAGGGCCTGCTGCTCATGATCCCGAACATGTACAAGATCGCTGGTGAGCTGCTCCCCGGTGTCTTCCATGTTTCCGCTCGTGCTCTCGCTGGTCACGCTCTGTCCATCTTCGGCGACCACGCCGACGTTATGGCTTGCCGTCAGACCGGTTTCGCTCTGCTCGCATCCAATTCCGTTCAGGAAGCAATGGACATGGCTCTCGTTGCTCACCTGTCCGCTCTTGATAGCAGCGTGCCGTTCGTCCACTTCTTCGACGGATTCCGTACCTCCCACGAAATTCAGAAGATTGAAGTCATCGACTACGAAGACATCAAGAAAGTCGTGAACTGGGAAGCAATCGAAACCTTCCATGCCCGCGGTGCTAACCCCGAGCATCCTGAGGTTCGTGGTACTGCCCAGAACCCCGATATTTACTTCCAGGGCCGTGAGGCTTGCAACTCTTTCTACGCAGAGCTGCCCTCCATCGTCCTCGAAAACATGAAGAAGGTCGAGTCCATCACTGGTCGCCGCTACCGTCTCTTTGACTACGTTGGTCATCCTGAGGCTGAGCGCGTTATCATTTCCATGGGTTCCTCCTGCGAAGCTATCGAAGAAGTTATCAACCACATGGTTGCTGACGGCGAGCGTGTCGGTCTTGTTAAAGTCCGCCTCTTCCGCCCCTGGTCTTCCGAAGCTATCCTTTCCGTTATCCCGGCTACCACACAGACCATCACCGTCCTCGACCGCACCAAGGAGCCTGGCGCTCTCGGCGATCCGCTGTACGAAGATGTCTGCACCGCATTCATGGAACGCGGCGACATGCCTACCATCGTTGCCGGTCGTTACGGCCTCGGTTCCAAGGAGTTCACTCCTGGCATGATCAAGGCTGTGTTCAACAACATGATGGTTGCTCAGCCGAAGAATCACTTCACCGTTGGTATCAACGATGACGTGACTCACACCTCCCTTGAGGTTGTTGAGGACGTGAATACCACCCCCGAAGGCACTGTTCAGTGCAAGTTCTGGGGTCTTGGTTCCGACGGTACTGTCGGCGCTAACAAGTCCGCTATTAAAATCATTGGTGACAACACCGACATGTATGCTCAGGGTTACTTTGCATACGACTCCAAGAAGTCCGGCGGTATCACCATTTCTCATCTGCGTTTCGGTCACTCTCCGATCCAGTCCACCTACCTCATCACTGATGCTGACTACGTTGCATGTCACAACCCTGCATACGTGCACCAGTATGACCTGCTGGACGGCATCAAGGACGGCGGCACCTTCGTCCTGAACTGCCCCTGGACCGTCGAGGACATGGAGAAGGAACTTCCTGCTTCCATGAAGCGCGCTATCGCAGAGAAAAAGCTCAAGTTCTTCACCGTTGACGCTGTGAAGATCGCTGGCGAAGTTGGCCTGGGTGGCCGCATCAACATGGTGATGCAGACTGCCTTCTTCAAGCTTTCCAGTGTTATTCCGTTTGAGCAGGCTGTTGAGCTGCTGAAAAAAGCTATCGTCACTTCTTATGGCAAGAAGGGTGAGCACATCGTTAACATGAACCACCAGGCTGTCGACAACGCCGCTGGCGCTCTCGTCGAAGTCAAGGTTCCTGAAGCATGGCTGACCGCTACTGACGAAGACTGCTCCTGCCACTGCGAAGATCCCGATTACATCAAAGACGTTGTTCGTCCTATCCTCGCTCAGCAGGGTGACGAGCTGCCTGTTTCCGCTTTCGAGCCTGACGGAATCGTGCCTCTCGGCACCACCGCTTTCGAAAAGCGCGGCGTTGCAATCAAGGTTCCGGAATGGAATCCTGACAACTGCATCCAGTGTAACCAGTGCTCCTTCGTCTGCCCTCACGCTGCAATCCGCCCGGTTGTCGCAACTGAGGAAGAACTCGCCGGTGCTCCTGAGTCCTTCAAGACTGTGGACATCAAGGGTTCCAAGGAACTCAAGGGCATGAAGTACCGCATGCAGGTCTACGCTCAGGATTGCCTGGGTTGTGGTAACTGCGTCGACATTTGTCCTGCTAAGGACAAGGCCATCGTGATGAAGCCTCTCGCTTCTCAGATGGACGAAATCGACAACCTCGCATTCGCTGAAGCTCGTATTTCTGATAAGAGCGACGCCCTCGCCAAGCGCGACAACGTCAAGAACTCTCAGTTCTTCCAGCCCCTGCTTGAGTTCTCCGGTGCATGTTCCGGTTGCGGTGAGACTCCTTACGTTAAGGTTCTTACTCAGCTCTTCGGTGAGCGTATGGTTATTGCCAACGCTACCGGTTGTACCTCCATCTGGGGTGCTTCCGCTCCGACCGTGCCTTACACCACCAACAAATGCGGTCACGGCCCGACCTGGGGCAACTCCCTGTTCGAGGACGCCGCAGAGTTTGGCTTTGGTATGCACCTCGGCATCTCCCAGCGCCGCGAGAAGCTTGCTGACCTCGTCAGAAAGGCTCTCGAGACCGAACTGACCCCTGAGCTGAAAGACGCTATGCAGGGTTGGCTCGACAACATGGAAGACGCTGATCTCTCCAAGTCCTACGGCGACAAGATCCGTGCAGAACTCTGCAACGTCATGCCGACCGAACTCATCGCTCAGATCTCTGAGATGGATGAACTCTTCACCAAGAAGTCCTTCTGGGTCTTCGGTGGTGACGGCTGGGCTTACGACATCGGTTACGGTGGTGTTGACCACGTCCTCGCTTCCGGCGAAGACATCAACATCCTCGTTGTCGACACCGAAGTGTACTCCAACACCGGTGGTCAGTCCTCCAAGGCTACCCCGCTCGGCTCCATCGCCAAGTTCGCTGCTTCCGGTAAAAAGACCGGCAAGAAGGACCTCGGCCAGATGGCTATGAGCTACGGCTACGTCTACGTCGCTTCCGTCGCTATGGGCGCTAACAAGCAGCAGCTCATGAAGGCATTCAAGGAAGCTGAAGCATACAATGGTCCTTCCCTCATTATCTGTTACGCACCTTGCATCAACCAGGGTATCCGTAAGGGTATGGGCAAGACCCAGTACGAACAGGAACTGGCTGTGAAGTCCGGTTACTGGCCGCTGTACCGCTTCAACCCCGAACTTGCCAAAGAAGGCAAGAATCCCTTCTCCCTCGATTCCAAGAAGCCCGACGGAAGCCTTCAGGAATTCCTCTCCGGTGAAAACCGCTACGGCCTGCTCGAGCGTACCTTCCCCGAAGAGTCCAAGAAGCTCCGCGCTGAAATCGAAGTCGAGTACAACCAGCGCTTTGAAACCTACACGGCCCTCGCTTCTCTCGAAGGCCCCAAGGTCATCGCTGAAAGCGTTGAACTCAAAGGCGGAGAGGCTGGTGACAACTGCACCATGTCCGAAACCGCTGAGCACGCCCGCCCCGAAGGCGGCGAGGCTTGCGAAGATGGCCGCGAAGGTAAGTAA
- a CDS encoding L-lactate permease, protein MSIGVLALVAVLPIALALVLMVGMRWPATKAMPLAWLVTALGAVFAWQLPAGYVAALTVQGIITAIGILIIVFGALLILYTLQHSGGMETIQYGFQNVSRDRRVQAIIIGYMFAAFLEGAAGFGTPAALAAPLLLSLGFPPLAAAVICLVFNSFPVTFGAVGTPVVLGLKFLKDLVEAAVVSGAAGVNFTNMESFNLLVGQWATLMHLPMIFILPVFMLGFMTRFFGPNRSWKEGFAAWKFCIFAGVAFTIPYMIFAWLVGPEFPSLIGGLVGVGILIFGAKKGFCVPEGSWDFGPHDKWDPEWIGTIAPDEKAEFKPHMSQLRAWVPYVLIGLILVITRIPDLGLKGILAAQKISFTDILGYEGVNGSIAYLYLPGTIPFILVAVMTIFIHGMSGKAVKATWSQAIGVMKNPTIALFFAVALVSIFRGSGVGNELFNPNGYPSMPLAMAQAVAALTGNAWPMVASFVGGLGSFITGSNTVSDLLFAEFQWGVATTLDLPRQIIVAAQAVGGGMGNMVCVHNIVAVCAVVGLSGMEGQILKKTVWPFLLYGLVVGIVTTLMSFVFLPHLF, encoded by the coding sequence ATGTCCATTGGTGTATTGGCACTGGTGGCGGTCCTCCCCATCGCACTTGCCCTGGTGTTGATGGTTGGGATGCGCTGGCCAGCCACTAAAGCCATGCCTTTGGCGTGGCTGGTTACGGCTCTGGGAGCGGTTTTTGCGTGGCAGCTGCCTGCTGGGTACGTTGCAGCATTAACTGTTCAGGGAATTATCACCGCAATCGGAATTTTGATTATTGTTTTTGGTGCACTGCTGATTCTGTACACGTTGCAGCATAGTGGTGGCATGGAGACAATTCAGTACGGATTCCAGAACGTTTCTCGAGACCGCCGAGTGCAGGCCATCATTATTGGCTACATGTTCGCGGCATTTCTTGAGGGCGCGGCCGGATTCGGAACGCCGGCGGCACTGGCAGCCCCGTTGCTGCTGAGCTTAGGTTTTCCTCCGCTTGCAGCGGCAGTCATCTGCTTGGTCTTTAACTCCTTCCCGGTGACGTTTGGTGCTGTAGGTACACCTGTCGTACTGGGACTGAAGTTCCTGAAAGACCTTGTTGAGGCGGCTGTTGTTTCTGGCGCAGCTGGAGTTAATTTCACCAACATGGAGTCATTTAACCTGTTGGTGGGGCAGTGGGCAACGCTGATGCATTTGCCGATGATATTCATCCTGCCCGTGTTCATGCTGGGCTTCATGACCCGCTTCTTTGGCCCGAACAGAAGCTGGAAAGAAGGTTTTGCAGCATGGAAGTTCTGTATTTTTGCAGGCGTCGCGTTCACCATTCCATACATGATCTTTGCATGGCTGGTTGGACCTGAGTTCCCGTCTCTGATTGGTGGACTTGTTGGCGTAGGCATCCTGATTTTTGGTGCGAAAAAGGGCTTCTGTGTGCCCGAAGGGTCCTGGGATTTCGGACCTCACGACAAGTGGGATCCGGAATGGATCGGGACTATTGCTCCGGATGAAAAGGCTGAGTTTAAGCCGCATATGAGCCAGTTACGCGCGTGGGTTCCATATGTGCTGATCGGCCTGATTCTGGTCATAACCCGTATCCCAGATCTCGGACTGAAGGGAATTCTTGCTGCACAAAAGATTTCTTTCACCGATATCCTTGGATACGAAGGCGTGAATGGTTCAATTGCGTATCTGTACTTGCCTGGAACCATTCCGTTCATCCTCGTTGCTGTGATGACTATTTTCATCCACGGCATGAGCGGAAAAGCAGTGAAAGCCACATGGTCTCAGGCCATTGGCGTAATGAAAAATCCCACGATTGCACTGTTCTTTGCAGTGGCTCTGGTCTCGATTTTCCGAGGCTCTGGTGTTGGGAACGAGCTGTTTAATCCTAACGGGTATCCTTCGATGCCTCTGGCCATGGCACAGGCCGTCGCTGCACTGACGGGTAATGCCTGGCCGATGGTGGCCTCCTTTGTTGGTGGGCTTGGCTCGTTCATCACTGGTTCGAACACGGTTTCTGACCTCTTGTTCGCAGAGTTCCAGTGGGGCGTAGCAACTACACTTGATCTTCCCCGACAGATCATTGTGGCTGCGCAGGCTGTTGGTGGTGGCATGGGTAACATGGTCTGTGTGCACAACATTGTCGCGGTGTGTGCCGTTGTTGGTCTGTCCGGAATGGAAGGACAGATCCTCAAAAAGACTGTGTGGCCATTCCTGCTGTACGGCCTGGTGGTTGGTATTGTGACCACCTTGATGAGCTTTGTCTTCCTGCCGCATCTTTTCTAG